CCAGCGAAACAACTTAACACTTTTTTCGGCTCTAACCCAGAAAACTCGATTCATTGGAAGTTCTCGGTATCGATCGTTACTCTCTCCAGGGCGCAgtcaacttatttttcttaggTAAAAATGAAGGGTCATTGCTTGATAATCACACAAATTATTCGTCGGCACATTAGAAATGCCCACGTGAATTCAATTAGCCTTGATCCGTTTACTTGTAAATTTCCAGCAAAAAAGTCACAATAGAGAAACCAGTTTCCAAGACCCGATTTCCCCGTATCCCTGGCGCGTTTTACAGACGACATAGAGGCTGTTTGGAGAGAACGAATAAACGCAATGCTTCATAGCCTTGTACCGGGTACCTGTCCTGACGTGCACTTGTCCGTCGTACAAGTTTGTTCATTCTTCTCATTTCTCATTCTTTTGCGGTCATAGTTCTTCACTTGAATATAACAAACGTCAAAATTCCATTAGCATTTTCTGGGAACGAAGGGGTCCCTGTCCCTGATAGATAATTGTCTCTCCACACATTAATTATTGTCTAACACACATTGTTACGAGGAAATGGTCCACATACTTTGTCTTTCTTGTTCTCCCTATACACCGATTTTGCACTCTGACGAATATCAGCTACAGGGAAAACATTAATGGATTGTCCGACTCTGGCGAGGCATGCATGGAATCTTCATGATTCGATTTTGAATTTACATAAATGAAGGTTTCAGATTATCTTACGAACATTGTCTTggcattacttttttttttaattccccGTTTCTACGATTTTGAAAacctaaaatgaaaatgtagaaATCTTATTTTGATACGAAGAGTATTTCGAACAAATGAAATGCCCTCAAGACGGCTTCTCTTGAGCTACAGAAATCCGATTTGACAATCGTACGATAGATCGTGGCCATAATTAGGCAGTGCAAGAAGaataatagaagaaaaggtaaaaatgtttacctgttTGTCTTCCGGTACAAGTTGAATGCATTACGGCGACGATGGAAATGGATTCACATGGGATATCTGACATAGAGCTTATGCACAGACAGCCAGACCCAGCAGAGGTGTCTGCTCTGGAATGCCAATAATGTCGGGAAGAGACAACAGATGGAGTTCATGACTGAATCGattcattttattcaatttcaaaataagaaaattgatctctgtaataattttcaaatatttgactttTCGTCGATAATCGCGATGGATAAAAAGCCAACTCATTTCTCCCATAATAGTCGCATCTGCCATTGTAAGCTTTTCTGACACGAGTGCCATCGCACATGTTTTTGGCTTTCAGCACACATGGATTGGCGTACGTTTTCCCGTCTGTCCCACATACAGGATTGTATTCACGCGTGCAGGGCATTCTGCAAGGTCTTCGAGTGATGACTTCTATACGCcaaagaatttaaaagaaaatgacgtttAGGATTTCAGCGTTTTTAGTCATATGTAACATACCTCCATTAACGTCTGTTTGATTATTCAGAATGCACAATGTAAATGCGACGAGAAATGTGGCTGTTGGAGCTTTCTAAAACACACAAGTAAAGTGAAATTGGGTTAAAAGTGAACGAACTCTTTACTTTAGATATACCATAGAAAGGAGTCGCCAACACATTTTGATTTAGTGAAAGATTAAGAGTGTCGATTATCTTTACGGGCGCGGAAGGAAATTCGTTGCGGAGGTCCTTTGCCACTGGACGGTCATGAAATGGTTGACAATATGAGGATAACTGGGTCGTATATCCCAGAGACTTTTATAGGTCCGTTTTGATAGTGTAAACACCAAGCCTCATCAATCGGTTCCTAGCACAATGAGAAACTGTAATTTAATAGTCAAAAGATCATTAATCTCTGATGAAATGGGTTGATGAATAATAGGTAGCAAAACAAGAGTTTATAACGGCAGTTGATGGGCCACTGCACCTGAGGGACCTGAGGCAATTAATAAGACGGCATATCAATGGCTGTTGATAATTAAGAAAGGTCATAATAATTAAGAGGACGACCATAGCGATAGTAGGCACTATACAGCCAATAGCAATAACCCATGAGGCGATGATAAACCATAACTCTGATTTGCgcaaaaagtttaaaatttcttttgatgagAAAGAAATCACACAGTTTGAATATTGTTTGGATAACAAAACTATATTCATTATTATCTAAAACTCactataaaaatgttaaataaaaaatagatacAAAGATTAAATTCAAAGTCAGTGTCCACATTCTTTTATCGATTTCTTGGGAAAAGATTTTGTCTACAATTGTCCAAATTTGCATGGACCTTTATGACAAACACGCACTTGGGGATGGATGGAGGAACAAGTGGTGGCCACAGCTAATTGACATGCGTTTCGGTAAGTTCTCCCATCGGTTCCGCAGACGGGCTTGAACACATTGTTACAACGAATGTGAGGTTGAGCCTGGGGAGTTTGACATACGACCTTGCCGTGGAGGCATCGGCATTTGAGTGGATGGGGATCGGGAACGCAGAACTCGTGAGGACGGCAAGGACCGTCGTGAATCTTCTGGACGTCTGTGCCATGGCACGTGTTATGAGCATTCAGATGGCAGATGTTGGAGTACGTTTTGCCGTCTGTTCCACACACTGGCATGTATTCGAGCGTGCAAAAGATTTGGCAGGGAACCGCCATCTTTgcaatttcatcttcttcgagATTCGCAATCTCACCTTCATCGAGACTGGCATCGGTTTctaagaaataattgaattcacATTAGTCAGCGTACCAATAAGAAATCAGGGGAAATGATTGAAACACGTTACCTCCGTAGACGCCCAGTTGGCCACAGAAAAGGCTCACCATCATAAAAGCGCACACGATAGAATTTTGGCGTTTctaacacaaataaaaagggaaaaatttaaagatgcgaatgaaaaaggacaagaaaaatagtaaatttACTTACAACTGAGAcgaatttgaacattttcgGCTACCCTGGAAAACCAACGTTGGAACCTTACTGGGACCAGGCTAAGAAGATTTGTGAGACTATAACTGGTCATTCGGGGCCTTTTATATAGTTTGGTAAATCGGCAGCATCGAGTTGTCTTGAAATCCTCTTGCAGACTATG
The window above is part of the Daphnia pulex isolate KAP4 chromosome 3, ASM2113471v1 genome. Proteins encoded here:
- the LOC124189748 gene encoding serine protease inhibitor Kazal-type 1-like, which translates into the protein MCWRLLSMKAPTATFLVAFTLCILNNQTDVNGEVITRRPCRMPCTREYNPVCGTDGKTYANPCVLKAKNMCDGTRVRKAYNGRCDYYGRNELAFYPSRLSTKSQIFENYYRDQFSYFEIE
- the LOC124189746 gene encoding thrombin inhibitor rhodniin-like — encoded protein: MFKFVSVKRQNSIVCAFMMVSLFCGQLGVYGETDASLDEGEIANLEEDEIAKMAVPCQIFCTLEYMPVCGTDGKTYSNICHLNAHNTCHGTDVQKIHDGPCRPHEFCVPDPHPLKCRCLHGKVVCQTPQAQPHIRCNNVFKPVCGTDGRTYRNACQLAVATTCSSIHPQVRVCHKGPCKFGQL